The stretch of DNA TTCGCCAAGGTTGTGACGGTTGCTTTTGAGTCCGGTCATGACGGCAAATCCTGGGGTCGGGGAGCGCCTCAGGGCATCCCCCCGACCCATCAAATACATTCAGCGTTTAACCAAAGATATCCATTTCCAGTTGCGGCCACTGCCTGATGGCCTCGTGCAGACGAATCTCCACATTATTCAGGTGATCCTTGAGGTCGGCCACCGTGGGGTTGTCATGCAGGCCGGGAACCTCTTGCGCCAGATGGTCCACATAATGATGAATATTTTTGAGATCATCTTCCAAGGTCACCAGATTGATGATCATTTTCACCATGACTTTTCTCCTTTGTCGGTCTTCTGCTGCCTACTCCCGCAGGTGTGGGCGTCACACCCCGGACAGAATCCTCGCTTTTTCCAGATGGAGCGATACAGTAGATAAATGGCCCCGACTATGATGGCTCCGGCCCAGAACAGATCATACCAGCTCATATCAACCTCCCAATCCCAGGAGCCTGCCGCCCTGATAGATGACCAGGGCCACTCCCCAGGCCAGGACCATCTGGTAAGCAAAGGCGACCCCGAACCATTTCCAGGTGCCGAACTCATCGCGAAAGGCTACCGCCACTATCATACAGGGCATGTACAGCAGCACAAAGGCCATGAAGGCATACGCGCTCAAAGGCGTAAAGGCTCCTTGAATAACTTTCTTTAAGGGTTTGGTTTCTTCTTTCTCTTCGGCAGAGAGCTTGGCCACGCCGAAGGAAGAAATGACATTTTCCCCCGCCTGCTTGGTGGCCGAAAGGAAGGAGACCCCGATTTCTTGCAGATCTTCCAGGAAGGTGGGAGGCTTCTCGTCTTCAGCCTTTTTCTCCTTGGGAAGGTAAATTTCCCCCATGGTCCCCACCACGATCTCCTTGGCGATGACGCCGGTGACGAGGGAGGAGGCCGCCTCCCAATTACCGAATCCCAAGGGTTTAAACACCGGGGCGATGACGGTCCCGGCTTGGCCCAGGTAAGAGTCTTTCTTTTGTTCCACCCCCCAGGGCAGGTTCAGGAGGAACCACACCAGGACGGACACGGCCAGGATATAGGTGCCGGCCTTGATGAGAAAGTGTTTGCCCTTCTCCCAGGTGTGGATCATCAGGCTCTTTAGGGTGGGCATGCGGTAGGGCGGCAGCTCCATGATGAAGAGAGGATTTTCTCCCTTGAACAGAGTCTTTTTGAACAGGATGCCCACCAACACCGCCATGACAATGCCCATGACATATAGGGACCAGATGGCCGTGCCGGCCCGGCCGGGAAAGAAGGCCCCGGCGAACAGCACGTAAACCGGCAAGCGGGCGCCGCAAGACATCAAGGGGATAAGCAGGGCGGTCAAAATCTTGTCCCGGGGATTTTCCAGGGTGCGGGTGGCGTAGACCGCGGGCACGTTGCAGCCGAACCCCAGGAGCAAGGGAATAAAGGACTTGCCGTGCAGACCCATGGAGTGCATGGCCCGGTCCATGACAAACGCGGCCCTGGCCATATAGCCGCTGCCTTCCAGGAAAGTAATAAAAAACATCATCGCAAAGATTACGGGAATAAAGACGATGACAAAGCCGACGCCGGCCAACACGCCTTCGGTGGCCAGAGACACCGTCCAGTCCGGGGCCGCTACCAGGCCCAGCAGGGCTTCCGCCCAGCGCTTCAAAGGGCCGGTCACTAGGCCGTTCATCCAGTCGGCGTAAGGGTTCGACACATCGAAGGTGAGTTTGAACATCACCCACATGGCGGCCAGGAAGATCGGGATACCCAGGAAGCGGTGAAGCACGATCCGGTCGATCTTCTCCGTCAACTCCCGTTTCGTCGTGGTCTTCTTTTTCAGGACCTCCCTGGTAAGCCCGGAAGCCTGGGCATAGCGGGCGTCGCCCAGCAAGCTCTCAATATCATCCCCATGGGCCTCCTTCAGGTGCTTGGCGGCCCGGGAAATGAAGCTGCCTGTTCCCAGACCAGTTTCCTCCACTATTCGTGGGTCCGACTCCAGGAGTTTCAGGGCCAGCCACCGGGCGGGGTATCTTTCCACCAGGGCCGGGGAGTGCAGGCGGATTTCTTTGTCCACCTCAACGACCGCAGCTTCCAGGTCCTGGCCGTAGTTGAGGGGGCGAGGCGCATGAGCTTCGGGGTTGTCCCCCACCTCCAGCACCGCCTCCATGAGGGCCGTTAACCCTTCCTTCTTGGTGGCCACGGTGGGTATTACCTTGATCCCCAAGGTCTCTTCTATGAGAGCGGGATTGATTTCCCAGCCCTTGTTCCGGGCTTCGTCATAGATGTTCAGGGCCATGACCACCGGCAGGCCCAGCTCCAGCATTTGCACCGTCAGGTAAAGGTTGCGCTCCAGATTGGTGGCGTCCACCACGTTCAGGATGACATCGGGGCGCGCCTCTACCAGGTAATCCCGGGCGATAACTTCCTCCTCGGAATAGGGGCTCAGGCTGTAGGTGCCGGGCAGATCCACCAGCCGGACGCGGCGGCCCTGGAACTCCAGGGTGGCCTCTTTTTTCTCCACGGTCACCCCGGGCCAGTTGCCCACCTGGAGCCGGGTGCCGGCCAGACCGTTGATGAGGGTGGATTTTCCGGAATTGGGGTTGCCCGCCACCGCGACGGTGAGGACTTTGGCGGGCTCGGGGTGCGCGAGCTTGACTGCGGCCTGGCTCATAGCTGCACCTCCACCCCGATGCCCGCGGCCTCGCTTTTTCGCAAGGACAGGCGGTAGTTTTTCACGATGATTTCAATGGGGTCTCCCAGGGGTGCGACTTTTTCCACCTTCACCTCCACGCCTTTGAGCACGCCCATATCCATCAAGCGACGCTTCATGGGACCGATGGCCCCGATAGTGGTGATTGTGCCCCGTTGACCGGGTCGTAACATTGCCAGATTCATTCCCCTATCCTCCTGACGCTAACTTTCATGGCCACGCCCCGCCCTAAGGCGATGCGGGAGTCGTCCACCCGCACCAACAGGGAGCCGTGGCCGGAGTTGCTCAACATCTCCACGGTCTTGCCGCAGCGCAGGCCCATGTCTTCCAGGCGGCACATACATTTGCATCTCTGACAGCCATGGGAGCCGCCCCGAATTTCCATTACCCGGGCCCTTTCGCCCGACCCCAAAAGTCCTAACGGCATCATTAATCTACCTCCAAATTATTGAGATTGAGACTTTGTCTCAATCATATGGCAAAAAAAAGGGGGCACACCTCACCGTTGCCGAGCCCGGCAGTCTACACAGTAACCGTAAATTTCCAACTTGTGCCCAGTAACCTCAAAATCATGGGCCTGCCCGAGGCGCTGTTCCGCCTCCTCCACGCTGCCATTCCGGAACTCGATGACCTTGCGGCAGCCCAGACAGCGCAGGTGGCAGTGGTGCTCATGTCCGTAAATGTGTTCATAGTGCATGTGCCCATCCTCGACAAAGACTTCCTGCACCAGGCTGGACTCCACCAGTAAGGCCATGGTGCGGTACACCGAAGCCCGGGAAATTCGCAGGCCTTTCTGACGCAGGCGCATAATAAGCTCTTCCACATCAAAGTGGTCATGATTGGCAAAGACCTCCGCCAGGATCGCCTCTCGTTCCGGCGTGGCTCGCATGCCCCTTTGGGCCAAAAATTCTTGGAAGACTTCGCTCTCGGGCTTCATCATCTGCAATTGAGACTCTATCTCATTAGTAATTATTGTCAAGGATTTTTTTTCGGTTTACTCGGTTTACCCTCAAAATGCAATACTGTATTTTATCTTCGGAATCACTTGAGGAGTTATTCAGATAAGAGAGAATTTTTGCTACAGAGAAATGGCTTGGAGAAAATTGCAGGCCGCTGCCCTATCCCAAAATTTTTACGCAGGCCTAAACACTTGCTCTATCCGATATATATATGGGCGAGACCATTTTCAGCCTCGCCCCGCATGCCAGCCCTGAGCCGTTCCGGGTCTCGATCTGTCGCACCGCTTGCTTATTTCGCCACCGGCCAATCGGTAAACTGCGTCCAAAGCACAGCCCCGTATTCGGCGTCTTTTTTCGTACCATCCGTATGTTTGATGGCCTGTTTTTCCGTGGTCAGGGCGGAGAAGCCCCACCAGCCCGCCTTGGGCACCGCAAAGGTAAAGACGCCATTCTTATCGGTTTTCACCACCTGGGCGACGAAATAGTCATTGGGCGCGGTCACCTTCTTTCCGGCGTTCCAGTACTCCACTTCCACATCGGCGTTGGCTACGGTCTTACCTTTGAATTTCAGCACCCCCTGGAAGACATTGCCAGCATAGAGGGCGAAGGGTCTGGTTAACGGCACGATCTCGGCCTTTAAACCCACTTCCTCGTCCCAACCGTCTTCGGCCCCGAACGCGGCCACATAGGTCTTGGTCTGGTGAATGATATATTTGTTTTCCGCTGGCTCCCAGTAAGGCGTGGGATCGAAATAGAAAGCGTAAACCCCCGGCTTTTTCAAAGCGTAAGTGGTTTTCCAGGCCTGCTTATCCAGAACCTTGGTTTCCTGGAGGGTGCTTAGGAGATCGGTTTTTTCTTTCCCGGCCAGTACGCCGAACTTCTTGGGTTTGGCCATGTCCATGCCGGTCTGTTCAAAGGGGTGGCAGAATGCCAGGGTCAACCCCAGGTTAGCGTCGTCGCCCTGCATCACCATGGCTTTGTCCGGCAGGATCACGCCGAAATGCGCCTGGCAAACCCCGGCCAGGCCCAGTACGAGTATCAGGCAGAAAACTAACGTGAAGAAACGTTTCATAACTTCCCTCCGTTCCAGGTTGATTAATAGGCACGGCCTGCGGGGCATTTTGGGGGGACTAATTCCCCATCTTCCGCCAGGCCTCCCAGTTGGGGCGGCCCTGGGAATCCCGCAAGTGCAGAACATAATCCGCTTTGGTGAGTTCGTAAGCGATCACCTTGAGCTTCCCGTCTTTTTCCTGTTCGCACATCCCCTTGACCCGCACTTCGTCTCCGGGGGTGAGCACAAACTCCTGGCGCTCCAAATACCAGATCGGGCCCAAACTCACCTGCACCTGGCCCCGGGTCTTGGTGTCCATGATTATGGCCATGCCCGGGTACATACCCTCTCCTAAACTCTCAGTGAGCACCTGCACCACCTTGCCGCTTTCGTCAAAGGGTTTGCAAACAGCCTTTACCGGACAGAGATAGGCCGTGTACGGACAAGGCCGGAAGCCCTGGCCGCGGCCCTGGCTCCACGCCAGGGGAGGCAACGCCCCAACCAAGAGCGCCATGACCAACAGAGCCGTTAAAACAGATTGCCACCGTTTCATATGATGGTCCTCCTTTAGTCTTTATTAGAATGCATACACCATGGACAAGAGCGGCGTGAGCGCGGCATCGGTGTTTTTGCCCGCCAGGTCGACATTCAACCCCAGGGCCAGGGAGAATTTATCCGTGGCCATGTACTCGATGCCCGGTGCGACCGAGATCAAGGCCTCCGGGGGCAGATTGCCCTTGTGGCCGAACAGACGCCCGCCGCTCCAATAACTGGTGAGTTCCAGGAGCGCCACCCATTTTTTGGTGATGGGATATTCCGCCGCCAGGTTCAGGGTGACAAAGTCCCGGGGAAAGTTGCGCAACTGGCTGGCCACGGGGTCGCCCTCCACCAGGTTGCCGTTTTCATCCAAAACCAGCCCGGCTCTATCTTCCCTGGAATCGTAAGCAGTTTGCATAGTATACCAGATGTTGGCGTAAAATATGAATGGTTTCACAAACTTGGACATATTTAAGCCGGTGGTGAAGGCGTAGGCCCCGCCTCCCAGTTGATCGGTTCCCAAGCGCCCGGGATTGAGGTGGCTGAAGTGGCCGCTGGGGAAATCGGTGGTAAAGAGCGCGGTCACCGTGGGCCTGGTCTCGGTCTCTTCCACCAGGCGGTATTTGAAGGTCAAGTTGATATCGCCGAGGCCGCCGAAATTGCCGGAGCGCTCTCCATTGGGCCCCGGCGCATCGACACTGCCGGCCCAGTTGTGGACATAGGGAACCACCGCAAACACCTCCAGGTTGTTCCACAGGCCGTAAGTGAATTTCCAATCCATGCTATAAGTCTTGAAATTGCCCCCTGCCGACACCCGCCGCCAGCTCTGGGTCAAGCTGTTGTTGACGAAGCTGAGCCCAAAGGTGGGCTGAATGGCGAACTTCCCTTTTTCAATGGGGATGGCGGTGTCAGTGATGATGGGGCCGAAGGTGGAGGGGCATTCATCCTCTTTGGCTTCCTCCTTTTTCCCTTCATCCTTGGCTGCTTCCTGGCCCTCCGGCTGGAAGCCTTCGCCGCGGCCGCCAGTCTCTTCGGAGGCGCCGGAGTCCGGCGCGGCCCATCCCGTCAAGGGCATGGCCAGTGCCATCACCAGCAGCGCGACCAGGCAGGGCCAAATCAGGGCCTGACTTGATGCTCTCATAAATGCCTCCTTAAATGAAACTTGGTTGCACTACATATATTAAATTAGATTCACTAATACAATAAAATTACAGATTGTTATATTTTTTATGAGTAATTATATAAGCAACTCAATTTAATTTAAGGATAAATTTTTTTGCTTAACGCGGTCGCACCCCTATGGCAGCTTCAGAATTTTGGGGGCCAGCCCTGCAAAACTATGCCGCGGGCACTGCGGTCAGAGGCCTGTACCAAGGACAACGCAAACTTCTCCTAACCCTTGTCCTCTTGGGGTTGACAGCAGTGTTCATGGACGTGGCAACAGTGCTTGACGGTGTGCTCCAAAAACCCATCTTCATGCGACACAATCATGTAGGCGATGTCCAAATCATTAAGAATGTGAGCGAGGCGGTGCTTGGTTGTCTCATCCAAGCCCGAAGTGGGCTCATCCAGCAGAAGGAGCTGCGGTTGCATGGCCAGGACGGTGGCCAGGGAGACCAACTTCTTTTCACCCCCGGAGAGCTTATACGTCACCCGGTCTTCGAAGCCGTACAGACCCAACCCCGCCATGGTCTCCCGCGCGATCTCGATGGCCTCGGCCGGCGACTTTCCCTGGTTCAAGGGACCGAAAGCCACGTCTTCCATAACGGTGGGACAGAAGAGCTGGTCGTCGGCATGTTGAAACAGGAGACCCACCTTTTGCCGGACCTGCACAAAATCCTTGGCTTTCGTAACCTCCTGTCCCAGGATAATTATGCTCCCCACCTGGGGGCGCAACAGCCCCATGATCAGGTGCAAGAGGGTGGTCTTGCCGCAGCCGTTGGGACCGATGAGGCCAATATGTTCGCCCGGGAGAAGCTGATAATTAAAGTCCTGAAAAACCGGCCGGGAGGCCCCGGGGTACTTAAAGGTGATGTTCCGCAACTCAATCAATGGTTCACTCATGGTAGCCTCATAGCAAGATGGGGCGCCGCCAACTCCAAAGAGAGCAACACGGCCAGCGCCAGTATTGATACCGCCACAAATATCCAATCGCGACTTTGCCAGGTAAAGGTCCGCAGGCTATAGAAGACTCCGTGAAAGCCGCGGCACAGCATGGCTTGAAAAACCCGGTCGGCCCGGTCATAGCTGCGCACCAGCAACATGGCCGCCAGATAGGCGTAGGAGCGATATGTGTGGAGATTGGTGCGGGGCTGAAATCCCCGGATCTTCATGGCTTGAACCAGCCGTTCAAATTCCTGCTCAAAGACATAGAGGTAACGGTAGGTAAACAGCAGTAAATGACATAACTTGCCGGGGATGCGCAAATTATGCATTGCCTGTCCTAACGTAACGACCGGCACGGTGGCGACCAGGGCAATCAGGCCGATGATGATGGCGTTGGACTTCAGGGTGATCAAACCGGTAAAGATCAGGCCCTGCCGGGTGGCGGCCAAAGGCCCGAGCCGCAGAACCACCTCGCCCGGATAGGTCAGGGGCAACACGACCCAGAGGAAGAAAATGAAGCTGTTTACCACCAGGAGCCGGACCAGCACTTGTTTTACCGGCAGACGCGCCAGCGCCAGCCAGATCAGGGCCAGTGCCAACCCGGCCAGGGCCACTGTATAGCTCTTGGCCACAGCCATAAGGACAGCAAAGAGGGCGGCCACCACGATTTTGCCCCGGGGGTCGAGGCGGTGGACCGGAGAGGCCCCTTCGGCAAAAGGTTCCTGGATGGCACTCAAGGATTTTTCTTCCCCCTGTTACGAAAAAGTTCAGAGTTCAAGGTTGAGTGGCGGGCGGGGACGCCCGCCCTACCGGATTTTTCATGGTTTTGAGAGAGCGGCAAGCTCATGAGCGACTGCTTTGGAAGTAAGCCCACAGGCCGAAGAGGCCCAGAATATAACCGATGCCACCGATGATATCAGCGGGAGTTGTGCGGTGGATGGTCAATTCGGCGAGCATCTCCTTGATGGGTGCGAGCTGGCGTTCCAGAGATTTATTCACGGCGGCTTCCAAGGCTTGCTGATCTAGGCCGGCGGTTTTGGTCTCCGAAGCTGCCGGAGGAGTTGCCGGAATTG from Desulfobaccales bacterium encodes:
- the feoB gene encoding ferrous iron transport protein B, coding for MSQAAVKLAHPEPAKVLTVAVAGNPNSGKSTLINGLAGTRLQVGNWPGVTVEKKEATLEFQGRRVRLVDLPGTYSLSPYSEEEVIARDYLVEARPDVILNVVDATNLERNLYLTVQMLELGLPVVMALNIYDEARNKGWEINPALIEETLGIKVIPTVATKKEGLTALMEAVLEVGDNPEAHAPRPLNYGQDLEAAVVEVDKEIRLHSPALVERYPARWLALKLLESDPRIVEETGLGTGSFISRAAKHLKEAHGDDIESLLGDARYAQASGLTREVLKKKTTTKRELTEKIDRIVLHRFLGIPIFLAAMWVMFKLTFDVSNPYADWMNGLVTGPLKRWAEALLGLVAAPDWTVSLATEGVLAGVGFVIVFIPVIFAMMFFITFLEGSGYMARAAFVMDRAMHSMGLHGKSFIPLLLGFGCNVPAVYATRTLENPRDKILTALLIPLMSCGARLPVYVLFAGAFFPGRAGTAIWSLYVMGIVMAVLVGILFKKTLFKGENPLFIMELPPYRMPTLKSLMIHTWEKGKHFLIKAGTYILAVSVLVWFLLNLPWGVEQKKDSYLGQAGTVIAPVFKPLGFGNWEAASSLVTGVIAKEIVVGTMGEIYLPKEKKAEDEKPPTFLEDLQEIGVSFLSATKQAGENVISSFGVAKLSAEEKEETKPLKKVIQGAFTPLSAYAFMAFVLLYMPCMIVAVAFRDEFGTWKWFGVAFAYQMVLAWGVALVIYQGGRLLGLGG
- a CDS encoding FeoA family protein; translation: MNLAMLRPGQRGTITTIGAIGPMKRRLMDMGVLKGVEVKVEKVAPLGDPIEIIVKNYRLSLRKSEAAGIGVEVQL
- a CDS encoding FeoA family protein, with protein sequence MMPLGLLGSGERARVMEIRGGSHGCQRCKCMCRLEDMGLRCGKTVEMLSNSGHGSLLVRVDDSRIALGRGVAMKVSVRRIGE
- a CDS encoding transcriptional repressor — its product is MMKPESEVFQEFLAQRGMRATPEREAILAEVFANHDHFDVEELIMRLRQKGLRISRASVYRTMALLVESSLVQEVFVEDGHMHYEHIYGHEHHCHLRCLGCRKVIEFRNGSVEEAEQRLGQAHDFEVTGHKLEIYGYCVDCRARQR
- a CDS encoding DUF4198 domain-containing protein, with protein sequence MKRFFTLVFCLILVLGLAGVCQAHFGVILPDKAMVMQGDDANLGLTLAFCHPFEQTGMDMAKPKKFGVLAGKEKTDLLSTLQETKVLDKQAWKTTYALKKPGVYAFYFDPTPYWEPAENKYIIHQTKTYVAAFGAEDGWDEEVGLKAEIVPLTRPFALYAGNVFQGVLKFKGKTVANADVEVEYWNAGKKVTAPNDYFVAQVVKTDKNGVFTFAVPKAGWWGFSALTTEKQAIKHTDGTKKDAEYGAVLWTQFTDWPVAK
- a CDS encoding transporter; the protein is MRASSQALIWPCLVALLVMALAMPLTGWAAPDSGASEETGGRGEGFQPEGQEAAKDEGKKEEAKEDECPSTFGPIITDTAIPIEKGKFAIQPTFGLSFVNNSLTQSWRRVSAGGNFKTYSMDWKFTYGLWNNLEVFAVVPYVHNWAGSVDAPGPNGERSGNFGGLGDINLTFKYRLVEETETRPTVTALFTTDFPSGHFSHLNPGRLGTDQLGGGAYAFTTGLNMSKFVKPFIFYANIWYTMQTAYDSREDRAGLVLDENGNLVEGDPVASQLRNFPRDFVTLNLAAEYPITKKWVALLELTSYWSGGRLFGHKGNLPPEALISVAPGIEYMATDKFSLALGLNVDLAGKNTDAALTPLLSMVYAF
- a CDS encoding ABC transporter ATP-binding protein is translated as MSEPLIELRNITFKYPGASRPVFQDFNYQLLPGEHIGLIGPNGCGKTTLLHLIMGLLRPQVGSIIILGQEVTKAKDFVQVRQKVGLLFQHADDQLFCPTVMEDVAFGPLNQGKSPAEAIEIARETMAGLGLYGFEDRVTYKLSGGEKKLVSLATVLAMQPQLLLLDEPTSGLDETTKHRLAHILNDLDIAYMIVSHEDGFLEHTVKHCCHVHEHCCQPQEDKG
- the cbiQ gene encoding cobalt ECF transporter T component CbiQ, which encodes MSAIQEPFAEGASPVHRLDPRGKIVVAALFAVLMAVAKSYTVALAGLALALIWLALARLPVKQVLVRLLVVNSFIFFLWVVLPLTYPGEVVLRLGPLAATRQGLIFTGLITLKSNAIIIGLIALVATVPVVTLGQAMHNLRIPGKLCHLLLFTYRYLYVFEQEFERLVQAMKIRGFQPRTNLHTYRSYAYLAAMLLVRSYDRADRVFQAMLCRGFHGVFYSLRTFTWQSRDWIFVAVSILALAVLLSLELAAPHLAMRLP